A genomic stretch from Seriola aureovittata isolate HTS-2021-v1 ecotype China chromosome 13, ASM2101889v1, whole genome shotgun sequence includes:
- the dcaf5 gene encoding DDB1- and CUL4-associated factor 5, whose product MKELKGCGMRSSVGFLSRRELTGQPLMKEEFQRRRLAGCTSLYKKDMLGHFGCVNAIEFSNNGGEWLVSGGDDRRVLLWHMEKAIHARSKPVKLKGEHLSNIFCLAFDSTNKKVFSGGNDEQVILHDVERRETLNVFLHIDAVYSLSVSPVNDNVFASSSDDGRVLIWDTREPPHGEPFCLASYPSAFHSVMFNPVEPRLLATANSKEGVGLWDIRKPRSSLLRYGGSMSLQSAMSVRFNSTGTQLLALRRRLPPVLYELHSRLPSFQFDNQGYFNSCTMKSCCFAGDKDQYILSGSDDFNLYMWKIPKDPEAGGPGRVVNGAFMVLKGHRSIVNQVRFNPHTYMICSSGVEKVIKVWSPYQQPDSLGDLEGRVEDKSRSLYTHEEYISLVLNSGSGLSHDYVSQSIQEDPRMMAFFDSLVRREIEGWSSDSDSDLSEEAIMQLHARGRRTTRATPTVPATTTTTTATAGHHSDSDNSSSSSLAGPDASGGEEQARAEGEERPRRRSRHQRHQSGFQVNEDSDSSEFWLDPMPRPRSPSPRDNSTLSSPASSPSLPAGASSSSTSTSSSSSDDEERRSAVRRRNVMRRRRMHVVSRAGDRPESVQALFSAIDSCSYPSISIDDLSSSSSGEEQNSLQIKPQTGGAGEEEKCLSPSDFVCSSPVMSPESQENEEGSDRTELERRPAASLQSLDRHRTEGRAATEPALDSSDSGEACSSSAAADSNSQSRRRSPGVNGQHRTVASYVSENLYVSSDSEGETGVTPEDARPRRERGPAQSALKRTHVGSEEGESGSSPSEKKLKT is encoded by the exons ATGAAGGAGCTGAAGGGCTGCGGTATGCGGTCCTCGGTGGGCTTTCTGTCCCGCAGAGAGCTGACCGGGCAGCCGCTCATGAAGGAGGAATTCCAGAGACGCAGGCTGGCCGGCTGCACCAGCCTCTACAAGAAGGATATGCTCGGACATTTCGGCTGTGTCAACGCCATTGAGTTCTCCAACAACGGCGGGGAATGGCTGGTGTCTG GAGGAGATGATCGCCGGGTGCTGCTGTGGCACATGGAGAAAGCCATTCATGCTCGGTCCAAGCCTGTGAAACTGAAGGGGGAACACCTGTCCAACATCTTCTGCCTGGCCTTCGACAGCACCAACAAAAAGGTCTTCTCTGGCg GAAATGATGAACAGGTGATTCTTCATGATGTGGAGAG GAGGGAAACTCTGAACGTGTTCCTGCACATCGACGCCGTGTACAGCTTGTCTGTCAGCCCCGTGAATGACAATGTGTTTGCCAGCTCATCTGACGACGGACGGGTTCTTATCTGGGACACTCGCGAGCCGCCACACGGAG AGCCGTTCTGCCTGGCCAGCTACCCCTCGGCCTTCCACAGTGTGATGTTCAACCCTGTGGAGCCCAGGCTGCTCGCCACCGCCAACTCCAAGGAGGGAGTTGGATTATGGGACATCCGCAAACCCCGCAG CTCGCTGCTGCGTTATGGAGGCAGCATGTCCCTGCAGAGCGCCATGAGCGTTCGCTTCAACAGCACCGGAACGCAGCTGCTGGCGCTGCGCCGCCGCCTGCCGCCCGTCCTCTACGAGCTGCACTCCCGCCTGCCCAGCTTCCAGTTCGACAACCAGGGCTACTTCAACTCCTGCACCATGAAAAGCTGCTGCTTCGCCGGGGACAAAGATCAG TACATCTTGTCTGGGTCGGACGACTTCAACCTCTACATGTGGAAAATCCCAAAGGATCCAGAAGCAG GAGGCCCTGGTCGTGTGGTGAACGGGGCTTTCATGGTCCTGAAGGGTCACCGCTCCATAGTGAACCAGGTCCGCTTCAACCCTCACACCTACATGATCTGCTCCTCCGGCGTGGAGAAAGTCATCAAG GTGTGGAGTCCCTACCAGCAGCCTGACAGTCTGGGTGACCTGGAGGGCCGCGTGGAGGACAAATCCCGCAGCCTCTACACCCATGAGGAGTACATCAGCCTGGTGCTGAACAGCGGCAGCGGTCTGTCCCATGACTACGTCAGCCAGTCCATCCAGGAGGACCCGCGCATGATGGCGTTCTTTGATTCGTTGGTGCGTCGAGAGATCGAGGGGTGGAGTTCAGACTCTGACAGTGACCTGAGCGAGGAGGCCATCATGCAGCTCCACGCGCGTGGACGCCGCACTACGCGGGCCACACCAACGGTTCCAGCCACAACCACGACCACGACCGCGACCGCCGGTCACCACAGTGACTCTGACaactcgtcctcctcctctctggctggACCTGACGCCTCAGGAGGGGAGGAGCAAGCCAGGGCGGAGGGGGAGGAGCGGCCCAGGCGACGTAGCAGGCATCAGCGGCATCAGTCTGGCTTTCAGGTGAACGAAGACTCTGACTCGAGCGAGTTTTGGCTTGACCCCATGCCCCGCCCTCGCTCCCCGAGCCCCAGGGACAACTCCACGCTGTCCAGCCCCGCCTCCTCCCCTTCGCTTCCTGCTGGAGCCTCCAGCTCTTCCACCTCCACTTCCAGCTCCAGCAGCGATGACGAGGAGCGGCGCAGCGCGGTGAGGCGGCGCAATGTCATGAGGCGACGACGCATGCATGTGGTCTCCAGAGCCGGGGATCGACCCGAGTCTGTGCAGGCTTTATTTTCAGCTATTGACTCCTGCAGTTACCCGTCAATCTCAATCGATGAcctgtcttcctcctcatcaGGCGAGGAACAGAACTCTCTCCAAATCAAGCCCCAAACTGGCGGCGCcggagaagaggaaaaatgtcTGAGCCCTTCTGACTTTGTGTGTTCGAGCCCAGTAATGTCCCCCGAGAGCCAAGAGAACGAGGAAGGGAGTGACAGGACTGAGCTGGAAAGACGTCCAGCTGCGTCTCTTCAGTCGCTGGACAGACACAGGACTGAAGGGAGGGCTGCCACAGAGCCGGCTCTAGACAGCTCTGACAGCGGAGAGGcgtgcagcagctcagcagctgcagacagtaACTCCCAGAGCCGACGACGTAGCCCCGGAGTGAACGGGCAGCACCGGACTGTGGCGTCATACGTGAGCGAGAACCTCTATGTCTCCTCAGACTCAGAGGGAGAGACTGGTGTCACACCTGAAGACGCCCGGCCACGGAGAGAAAGAGGCCCAGCACAGAGCGCTCTGAAACGGACTCATGTGGGATCAGAGGAGGGAGAATCAGGGTCCTCACCCTCagaaaagaagttaaaaacataa